Sequence from the Longimicrobium sp. genome:
GCGGCGGCAGAGCTACGAGAACCAGCCGTACGGCATGCTGTGGGAAACGGCCTCGTCGCTGCTGTACCCGGCGGGCCACCCGTACTCGTGGACCACCATCGGCTCCATGGCCGACCTCGACTCCGCGCAGGTGGAGGACGTTTCCGAGTTCTTCCGCACCTACTACGCGCCCAACAACGCCACCATCGCCATCGTGGGCGACGTGAACACCGAGCAGGTGCGTCAGTGGGTCACGCGCTACTTCGCCGGCATCCCGCGCGGCACCGACGTGCAGCGCCCGCAGATTCCGGTGCCCTCGCTGGCCCGCACCGTCTACACCACGCGCGAAGACCGGGTGACCCTTCCCGAGCTGAGCATGGTGTGGCGCACCGGCCCGCGCTTTTCGGCCGACGAGGCCGCGGTGAACGTTCTGGCGGCGGTGCTCACGCAGGGCAAGAGCGCGCGGCTGCACAAGCGGCTGGTGTACGACGAGCAGGTGGCCGCCTTCACCGCGGCCTTCCACGAGGCCAACCTGCTATCGGGCGACCTGTGGATCCGCATCCGCGCCAAGCCGGACGTTGACCTGGACCGCATCGAGGCGGCGGTGAACGAAGAGGTGGCGCGCCTGGCGCAGACCCCGCCCTCGCGCGAGGAGCTGGACCGCGTGGTGAACACGCTGGTCACCGGCTTCGTGAGCGCGCTGGAAACGGTGGAAGGCAAGGCCGACCGGCTGAACGACTACCTGTACTACGCCGGCGAGCCCGACCACGCCGAGGAAGACCTGGCGCGCTACCGCGCCCTCACCCCCGCCGACATCCAGCGGGCGGCGCAGCAGTACATGGCCGGGCGCAACCGCGTGGTGATCAGCTTCGTGCCCCAGGGCAAGACGGCGCTGGCCGCCGAGGAGAACCAGTGATGAACCGTACCATCGCGATCGCCGCGGCCGGCGCGGCCCTGGCCGCCTGCACCCCCGCCGCCGCCCCGGCTCCCGAAGCCGCGCCTGCGCCGGCCCCGGCCCCGGTCGCCACCGCCCCGGAGTTTCCGCGCACGGCGCCCCGGCCCGGCGCCGCGCCCCGCGTGGACCTGCCGGACCCCGTGCGCATGCGCCTGGGCAACGGCCTGAACGTGGTCTACGTGCGCCAGGCCGAGCTGCCCGTGATCAGCGCGGTGATGGTCACCCGCGGCGCGGGGAGCGCCGACGAGCCCGCCGCCACGCCGGGGCTGGCCTCGTTCACCGCCAACATGCTCGACGAGGGCGCCGGCGGCCGCTCGTCGCTGGAGCTGGCCGACGCGCTGGAGCTGCTGGGCGCCAACCTCAGCACCGGTGCCGGGGTGGATGCCGCCCAGGCCAACCTGTACGTGCTGCGGCAGAACTTTCCGCAGGCGCTGCGGCTGATGGCCGACGTGGTGACGCGCCCCGACCTTCCGCAGCGCGAGGTGGACCGGCTGAAGCAGGAGCGGCTGACGCAGCTGGCCCGCGCCCGCGACGAGGCGGGGACCATCGCCAACTACGCGTTCTCGGGGCTGGTGTATGGCTCCGGGCACCCGTACGGCCGCTATCCCACCGCGACGGCCACGCAGGCGCTCTCCCGCCAGGCCGTCGCCGCCTTCCACGGCCAGCGGTTCCGGCCGGAAGCCAGCACGCTGATCCTGGTGGGCGACGTAGACCCGGCCCAGATGCAGCCGCTGGTGGAGCAGGCCTTCGGCGGCTGGCGTGCGCAGGGCACGGCGGTGGCGTCCACGCCGCCCGCCGCGCCGCGGATCGGGCGGACGACCATCTACCT
This genomic interval carries:
- a CDS encoding pitrilysin family protein, coding for MKRIVLLASLLAAPAAAQQVSIPHTMFSLPNGLRVVVAEDHSTPVVAVNVWYHVGSGYEKPGRTGFAHLFEHVMFEGSRYVPEGDFDNLLEAAGARNNGSTTTDRTNYYEVMPSNAVELALWLEADRMGGLLDAMSPTKLSGQRGVVQNERRQSYENQPYGMLWETASSLLYPAGHPYSWTTIGSMADLDSAQVEDVSEFFRTYYAPNNATIAIVGDVNTEQVRQWVTRYFAGIPRGTDVQRPQIPVPSLARTVYTTREDRVTLPELSMVWRTGPRFSADEAAVNVLAAVLTQGKSARLHKRLVYDEQVAAFTAAFHEANLLSGDLWIRIRAKPDVDLDRIEAAVNEEVARLAQTPPSREELDRVVNTLVTGFVSALETVEGKADRLNDYLYYAGEPDHAEEDLARYRALTPADIQRAAQQYMAGRNRVVISFVPQGKTALAAEENQ
- a CDS encoding pitrilysin family protein; protein product: MNRTIAIAAAGAALAACTPAAAPAPEAAPAPAPAPVATAPEFPRTAPRPGAAPRVDLPDPVRMRLGNGLNVVYVRQAELPVISAVMVTRGAGSADEPAATPGLASFTANMLDEGAGGRSSLELADALELLGANLSTGAGVDAAQANLYVLRQNFPQALRLMADVVTRPDLPQREVDRLKQERLTQLARARDEAGTIANYAFSGLVYGSGHPYGRYPTATATQALSRQAVAAFHGQRFRPEASTLILVGDVDPAQMQPLVEQAFGGWRAQGTAVASTPPAAPRIGRTTIYLIDKPGAAQSEIRIGHPGVARSTPDYYALLVMNTLLGGSFTSRLNTNLRETHGWSYGASSGFQMLRGEGPFTARAGVQTNATDSSLVEFFRELGRIRAEDVSEADLEKAKAFVALRLPDQLETTQDVAGQLATLETYGLDASFFDTYVQRVMAVTAADLRRVANQYVRPEQSVVVIVGDRSKVEAGIRAANLGPVEIREVTEFVR